From Gimesia panareensis, the proteins below share one genomic window:
- a CDS encoding DUF368 domain-containing protein encodes MSETEQSEPSSPPRFPARADLIQVGRGLLMGGADIIPGVSGGTVALILGIYQRLITAISHCDAQLFQLLIRREWSAAARHLDLRFIIPLGVGILTGVVSLASLMHYLLDYHLQLTLSLFFGLILASSFLVAQMVHRWTILNVLAFIVSTIGVYILVGEHAINPPEGNLYVFFCGMIAICAMILPGISGALILILLGKYHDVTGLLKTIPKELLKGNIDWNGLLTVLVFVLGCLLGLILFSKVLRWLLHNHHTLTMAVLCGLMVGSLRRIWPFKVDVTPYTSGQTPEMVSFKHRIYENVWPTSFGGMFWGSIALIIGAAFLVWGLDRLSQKYAMHDSSEM; translated from the coding sequence ATGTCTGAAACTGAGCAGTCTGAGCCGAGCTCTCCACCCCGATTTCCTGCCCGCGCGGACCTGATTCAGGTGGGACGGGGACTGTTGATGGGGGGCGCGGATATCATTCCCGGCGTTTCCGGAGGGACGGTAGCCCTGATTCTGGGTATTTATCAACGGCTGATTACTGCGATCAGCCACTGCGATGCGCAGCTGTTTCAATTGTTAATCCGCCGTGAATGGTCCGCCGCCGCCCGGCATCTGGATCTGCGGTTTATCATCCCCCTGGGAGTCGGAATTCTGACCGGCGTAGTCAGTCTGGCGAGCCTGATGCATTACCTGCTGGACTACCATCTGCAGCTGACGCTCTCGCTGTTTTTCGGTCTGATCCTGGCTTCCAGCTTCCTGGTCGCCCAGATGGTTCATCGCTGGACGATCTTGAATGTGCTGGCGTTCATTGTCTCCACGATCGGGGTTTACATTCTGGTCGGCGAGCATGCGATCAACCCGCCTGAGGGGAATCTGTATGTCTTTTTCTGCGGCATGATTGCGATCTGCGCGATGATCCTGCCCGGTATCAGTGGAGCGCTGATCCTGATTCTGCTGGGCAAATATCACGATGTGACCGGCTTGCTCAAAACGATCCCCAAAGAACTGCTCAAGGGAAACATCGACTGGAACGGTCTGCTGACCGTGCTGGTGTTCGTACTGGGCTGCCTGCTGGGGCTGATCCTGTTCAGCAAGGTCCTCCGCTGGCTGCTGCACAACCATCACACGCTGACAATGGCTGTCCTGTGTGGTCTGATGGTCGGATCGCTGCGACGGATCTGGCCTTTCAAAGTGGATGTAACCCCCTACACCAGCGGCCAGACTCCGGAAATGGTCTCGTTCAAGCACCGGATTTACGAAAATGTCTGGCCGACTTCCTTTGGGGGGATGTTCTGGGGATCGATTGCCTTGATCATCGGTGCCGCCTTCCTGGTCTGGGGGCTGGACCGACTCTCACAGAAATATGCAATGCACGATTCCTCAGAGATGTAA
- the ispE gene encoding 4-(cytidine 5'-diphospho)-2-C-methyl-D-erythritol kinase, translating into MLFSFSHSRSVTVHAPAKLNLFLSIDNKRPDGFHDITSLMLSVGIYDTLVFTEEPSTEVALSVAEANSLQPQRTRDQQIPSGEDNLVVRAIRLLQAKTGTQQGLRIQLIKRIPAEAGLGGGSSDAAAALFAANQLWRLGLSAEELRGLAAELGSDIPFFLTESNAAVCRGRGEIIEPVSVPQSLHFVIARPQSGLSTADVYRQCRVGIHSKNQVEQLVHDLASGQFHSISSLMLNDLQAPAEKLNSEILILKDYFSKQSVLGHMMSGSGTAYFGVCQNRAQASRIAARLRSTVKGHVFVVQNRL; encoded by the coding sequence ATGCTCTTTTCTTTTTCTCATTCGCGCTCCGTGACGGTTCATGCTCCTGCCAAATTAAATTTGTTCCTAAGCATCGATAATAAGCGACCCGATGGTTTTCACGACATTACTTCGTTGATGCTGTCGGTGGGTATATACGACACTTTAGTTTTCACGGAGGAACCTTCAACAGAAGTTGCGTTGAGTGTTGCCGAAGCGAATTCACTTCAGCCCCAACGAACGAGAGACCAGCAGATTCCGTCTGGCGAAGATAACCTGGTAGTTCGCGCTATCCGGTTACTTCAGGCAAAAACGGGAACGCAGCAGGGATTGCGGATTCAATTGATCAAGCGGATTCCTGCAGAGGCTGGTCTGGGTGGGGGATCGAGCGATGCCGCGGCAGCCTTATTCGCTGCCAATCAACTTTGGCGATTGGGATTGTCGGCCGAGGAATTACGAGGCCTGGCGGCCGAACTGGGAAGTGATATTCCATTCTTCCTGACAGAAAGCAATGCTGCCGTCTGTCGCGGGAGAGGGGAAATTATCGAACCGGTATCTGTTCCCCAAAGTCTCCATTTTGTGATTGCTCGTCCCCAGTCGGGATTATCAACGGCAGACGTTTATCGGCAGTGTCGAGTCGGCATACACTCAAAAAATCAGGTTGAGCAACTGGTGCACGATCTGGCTTCTGGGCAGTTTCATTCAATATCCAGCCTCATGTTGAATGATCTGCAGGCGCCTGCGGAAAAGCTGAATTCCGAAATATTAATTTTAAAAGATTACTTCTCAAAACAGTCTGTTTTGGGGCATATGATGAGTGGAAGCGGAACCGCCTATTTTGGTGTCTGCCAGAACCGGGCACAGGCTTCCCGGATCGCTGCGCGATTACGATCCACAGTGAAAGGGCATGTATTTGTTGTCCAGAACCGACTATAG
- the uvrA gene encoding excinuclease ABC subunit UvrA: MSQKDIIITGAREHNLQNVSVQLPRNRLIVMTGVSGSGKSSLAFDTLYAEGQRRYVESLSSYARQFLGQMPKPEVDSISGLAPSISIQQKMSGRNPRSTVGTITEIYDYLRVLFARVGQGYCEKCGKPISSQSSERIIDSIGLLPDKTRYSILAPLIQQQKGEYKDLFEDLLKQGFLRARVDGRMVQLSDQLQLDRQMRHNIEVVVDRLVAGKVSRSRLAESVELALKMSNGTLIVVEEAPSKKQPVEQDQVDQPAEKLYSSRYACADCGISYEPPTPQLFSFNSPMGMCGECNGLGMRYDFPLEAILSSETKSIQKGAFELLGPLSKVGKWRRHIYQGVARSIEQDLGLSDDSFLKTPWNELPEQAQQQFLYGTGDRNITFSWRHSGGVWKHGGTWDGYVEELLESYRKTSNPMRRKQLEKYMDFVLCSSCQGTRLNSQARHVRVASFSFAENGDQNAVARTLPEVCAFSIEEAAHFFETLDLDETGLLIAEEVLKEIRGRLGFLLRCGLNYLTLDRTAPTLSGGESQRIRLAGQIGCGLVGVVYILDEPSIGLHPRDNTMLLESLCDLRDQGNTVIVVEHDEETMRAADHIVDFGPGPGVRGGFIVAEGSYQSVLKAKESVTARFLSGKEKIEIPETRRKLVKKESIQIKGARHHNLKNINVAIPTKGFICVTGVSGSGKSSLINDILWPVLNKKVNKGKGNPGEHQKVTGLELIDKAIDIDQSPIGRTPRSNPATYVKVFDLIRDLYAKLPDSRMRGYKAGRFSFNVPGGRCEACEGHGANKLEMDFLADVWVPCPVCEGRRFHHETLEIRYKGASIAEVLDMDIQQAIEHFQNVPKILKLLESLHDVGLDYLKLGQPSPTLSGGEAQRVKLARELGKRSTGNTFYLLDEPTTGLHFADVKLLLKVLHHLADAGNTVLVVEHHLDVIKTADWVIDLGPEGGEGGGQILIEGTPEEVAACPYSYTGLALKEQTELVPAKSSTSKKGKQALTLTNPHHRWQSAVPKQNGAPKDSQQITIRGAGQHNLQNLDVQITRDQMNVFCGPSGSGKSSLAMDTLYAEGQRRYVESLSAYARQFLGQMPKPKFEHIHGLSPAIAIEQKTTGHSPRSTVGTVTEIYDYLRVLYARLGKMYCPDCDVPVETQTTDEVIQRILDMEEGTKLLLLAPVDINVGQAYDTLWEKLSSQGFRRVRIDGTTYRLEDVPDIDRRRRHEVEVVIDRITVAAKNRSRIADSVESALALGEGLMYACYCEDDVPEPEWDFETFSLFYFCEQCGQSFEELTPHNYSFNSPLGWCEYCEGLGTELGTNLAELIPDPNRSLQDAAVAAWPDPRTSPEFAATLAAIARHFRIPLEVPFNQLSVKQQRVILYGGEDRWISLDDEGKIKFQYKGLYPAIEEASRLSFAFRSRLHEMTGEVPCSVCNGSRLRTDAAAVRFQGKTIGQFCDLPLQDALEFIKQTKLNKREKQIAGDLIKEATSRLQFLVDVGLDYLTLSRPLPTLSGGESQRIRLAGQVGRSLTGVLYVLDEPTIGLHPRDNTRLINTLKKLRDIGNTIVMVEHDREVLEASDCLYDFGPGAGRFGGTIVGKGSPKQLKRSKKSLTGQYLADQMTIPIPRERRVIYEKQGKIEVPLSPTGDWLELTGARHHNLQSVDLKIPLGSFTCITGVSGSGKSSLIEETLARAVTKKLHRAKEAPGPYQDLLGLDQINKAIIVDQRPLGNTPASNPATYTGVFDQIRELFSRLPEAKVRGYQPGRFSFNRPGGRCEDCEGNGQRCIEMHFLPDVWVTCETCNGKRYNQETLSVKYKGKSIADVLEMSIGEVAELFSNIPAIRRTMETLCAIGLDYLTLGQSAPTLSGGESQRVKLAAELARPNTGKTLYLLDEPTTGLHFDDIAKLLKVLNSLVELGNTVIVIEHNLDVIKTADWLVDVGPEAGSGGGQIIAAGTPEKLVDHATRYQKQTRSRKSKQPTLLRSYTGEILQPILATGKRHDREIFDAQSLGEKQDGDLDLKQIGRDAQMPWQQDGRRWHTQDHVSLSGAACQWEGAALESIIDYIEGKEGFGEINWNHRSIVEVNGPVKKQGWFLHANTGDEWLLRLSFRVKRNTFKQDELRDQLSLKSLDDLDELPIYGRSNRVRVKNLKGPWQEVTLTIHWLEEIETPAFQDFLETAADSFLGLIHREEIKPDEIMPWKVLKKKWHLSRKGFPNNKRVAWDPELLDQLFDLLEQTYANSSIQWDSKSLVNFVQAGKRKPFLTIHTKRREGVDITFRSADGKITLGKIAELGSEREIKTDARGKEQARIRFTKAAQVESKAFQQLLKSING, encoded by the coding sequence ATGTCACAAAAAGATATCATCATTACCGGTGCCCGAGAGCACAACCTGCAGAACGTCAGTGTGCAATTGCCCCGCAATCGACTGATTGTCATGACGGGCGTCAGTGGTTCCGGTAAAAGTTCACTCGCTTTCGATACCCTCTATGCGGAAGGCCAGCGGCGGTACGTCGAATCGCTCTCCAGCTATGCCCGCCAGTTTCTGGGACAGATGCCCAAGCCCGAAGTCGATTCCATTTCCGGCCTGGCTCCCTCCATCTCGATTCAGCAGAAAATGAGCGGCCGCAACCCGCGGAGTACCGTAGGGACCATCACCGAAATTTATGATTATCTCCGCGTGCTGTTTGCCCGCGTGGGGCAGGGCTACTGTGAAAAATGCGGCAAGCCCATCAGCTCGCAAAGCAGCGAACGAATTATTGATTCGATTGGTCTGCTGCCTGACAAAACACGCTATTCCATTCTGGCACCGTTGATTCAGCAGCAGAAAGGGGAATACAAGGACCTGTTCGAAGACCTGCTCAAGCAGGGTTTCCTGCGGGCCCGCGTCGATGGACGCATGGTGCAGCTCTCCGATCAATTGCAGCTCGATCGGCAGATGCGACACAACATCGAAGTCGTGGTCGACCGGCTCGTCGCTGGCAAGGTCAGCCGCTCCCGGCTTGCGGAGTCCGTTGAGCTCGCACTCAAAATGTCCAACGGGACTTTGATCGTTGTTGAAGAGGCACCGTCTAAAAAACAACCTGTTGAGCAGGACCAGGTCGATCAACCGGCTGAGAAGCTCTATAGCTCGCGTTATGCCTGTGCGGATTGCGGCATCAGCTACGAACCGCCGACACCGCAGCTGTTCAGCTTCAACAGTCCCATGGGGATGTGCGGTGAGTGTAACGGCCTGGGGATGCGATATGATTTTCCCCTGGAGGCGATCCTCTCTAGTGAGACAAAATCGATTCAGAAAGGAGCCTTCGAACTGCTCGGGCCGCTGAGTAAAGTTGGCAAGTGGCGACGACACATTTATCAGGGCGTCGCCCGTTCGATCGAGCAGGACCTGGGACTGTCCGACGACAGCTTTCTGAAAACACCCTGGAATGAATTACCCGAGCAAGCCCAACAGCAGTTTCTGTACGGGACCGGCGATCGAAACATCACCTTCAGCTGGCGGCATTCGGGGGGCGTCTGGAAGCATGGCGGCACCTGGGACGGCTATGTGGAAGAACTGCTGGAAAGCTACCGTAAAACCAGCAATCCCATGCGTCGCAAACAGCTCGAAAAATACATGGACTTCGTGCTCTGTTCCAGCTGTCAGGGTACCCGCTTGAATTCACAGGCCCGGCACGTGCGCGTCGCCTCTTTCAGTTTCGCCGAGAACGGTGATCAGAACGCAGTTGCCAGGACACTGCCCGAGGTCTGTGCTTTCAGCATCGAGGAAGCCGCACATTTCTTTGAAACCCTGGATCTGGATGAAACGGGACTGCTGATCGCGGAAGAAGTTCTCAAAGAAATCCGCGGACGCCTCGGCTTTCTGCTGCGTTGTGGCTTGAACTACCTGACTCTGGACCGCACCGCACCCACGCTTTCCGGGGGCGAAAGTCAGCGGATTCGACTTGCCGGCCAGATCGGCTGTGGACTGGTCGGCGTGGTCTACATTCTGGATGAACCGTCGATCGGTCTACATCCCCGCGACAATACAATGCTCCTGGAAAGTCTCTGTGATCTCCGCGATCAGGGTAATACCGTCATCGTGGTGGAACATGATGAAGAGACCATGCGGGCCGCCGACCATATTGTCGACTTCGGACCCGGTCCCGGCGTGCGCGGCGGCTTTATTGTTGCCGAAGGTTCCTATCAGAGTGTGCTCAAAGCCAAAGAAAGTGTGACAGCCCGCTTTCTGTCCGGGAAAGAGAAAATCGAAATCCCGGAAACCCGCCGCAAGCTCGTCAAAAAAGAATCGATCCAGATCAAAGGAGCCCGGCATCACAACCTGAAAAATATCAATGTTGCGATTCCGACCAAAGGATTCATCTGTGTCACGGGCGTCAGTGGTTCGGGCAAGAGTTCGTTAATTAATGATATCCTCTGGCCCGTGCTGAATAAAAAAGTCAACAAAGGCAAAGGCAATCCGGGCGAACACCAGAAAGTCACCGGTCTGGAACTGATCGACAAGGCGATCGACATCGACCAGTCCCCCATCGGTCGTACCCCCCGCTCCAATCCGGCGACCTATGTGAAGGTCTTCGACCTGATTCGAGATCTCTACGCCAAACTGCCCGACTCCCGCATGCGGGGGTACAAAGCGGGGCGCTTCAGTTTCAACGTACCCGGCGGACGTTGTGAAGCCTGCGAAGGCCATGGTGCCAACAAACTGGAAATGGATTTTCTGGCCGATGTCTGGGTTCCCTGTCCGGTCTGTGAAGGACGCCGTTTCCACCACGAAACGCTGGAGATCCGCTACAAAGGAGCGAGTATTGCGGAAGTCCTGGATATGGACATCCAGCAGGCGATCGAACATTTTCAGAACGTGCCCAAGATTCTGAAGCTGCTCGAATCACTGCACGACGTCGGCCTGGATTATCTCAAGCTGGGACAACCCTCGCCTACACTGTCCGGCGGTGAAGCACAGCGGGTCAAGCTGGCCCGCGAACTCGGCAAACGCTCCACCGGTAATACATTTTATCTGCTTGACGAACCGACGACCGGTCTCCATTTTGCCGACGTTAAACTGCTGCTCAAGGTCCTGCATCATCTGGCCGATGCCGGGAATACGGTGCTGGTGGTCGAACATCACCTCGACGTGATTAAGACCGCGGACTGGGTCATCGACCTCGGTCCTGAGGGGGGAGAAGGAGGAGGCCAGATTCTGATCGAGGGGACGCCGGAAGAGGTCGCTGCCTGTCCTTATTCCTATACCGGGCTGGCATTGAAAGAACAGACCGAACTGGTCCCTGCCAAATCATCCACCAGTAAAAAAGGCAAACAGGCACTCACGCTGACAAATCCCCATCATCGCTGGCAGTCTGCCGTTCCAAAACAGAATGGAGCGCCCAAAGACAGCCAGCAGATTACAATCCGCGGTGCCGGCCAGCATAACCTGCAGAATCTGGATGTGCAGATCACCCGCGACCAGATGAATGTCTTCTGTGGTCCCAGTGGCAGCGGGAAAAGCTCGCTGGCCATGGATACGCTCTACGCGGAAGGCCAGCGGCGGTACGTCGAGTCGCTCTCTGCGTATGCCCGCCAGTTCCTGGGACAGATGCCCAAGCCCAAATTTGAGCACATTCACGGTCTCTCCCCGGCCATCGCCATCGAGCAGAAAACGACCGGTCACTCTCCCCGTTCCACGGTCGGCACGGTCACCGAAATATATGATTATCTGCGCGTACTCTACGCCCGGCTGGGAAAGATGTACTGTCCTGATTGTGACGTCCCCGTCGAAACGCAGACGACCGATGAAGTCATCCAGCGGATTCTCGATATGGAAGAGGGAACGAAGCTGCTGCTCCTCGCGCCCGTCGACATCAACGTGGGCCAGGCGTATGACACACTCTGGGAGAAACTGAGTTCGCAGGGCTTCCGTCGGGTTCGCATTGACGGAACCACGTATCGCCTGGAAGACGTTCCCGACATCGACCGGCGTCGCCGACACGAAGTCGAAGTTGTGATCGACCGGATCACGGTTGCCGCCAAAAACCGTTCCCGGATTGCGGACTCTGTTGAATCCGCGCTGGCACTCGGTGAAGGGCTGATGTATGCCTGCTACTGCGAAGACGATGTGCCGGAGCCCGAATGGGATTTCGAGACGTTCAGCCTGTTTTATTTCTGTGAGCAGTGTGGTCAGAGTTTTGAAGAGCTGACGCCTCACAACTACTCGTTTAACAGCCCGCTCGGCTGGTGTGAATATTGTGAAGGGCTCGGAACCGAACTGGGAACCAATTTGGCAGAACTGATTCCCGATCCGAACCGCAGTCTGCAGGATGCGGCAGTCGCTGCCTGGCCCGACCCGCGGACCAGCCCCGAATTCGCCGCAACATTGGCTGCCATCGCCCGCCATTTCCGCATTCCGCTGGAAGTCCCCTTCAATCAACTTAGTGTGAAACAACAGCGGGTGATTCTCTATGGTGGTGAGGATCGCTGGATCTCGCTGGATGACGAGGGCAAAATCAAGTTTCAGTACAAGGGACTCTACCCGGCGATTGAAGAAGCGTCGCGACTCTCGTTCGCGTTTCGCAGTCGCCTGCATGAGATGACCGGTGAAGTTCCCTGTTCGGTCTGTAACGGGAGCCGGCTGCGGACGGATGCCGCCGCCGTCCGCTTTCAGGGGAAGACCATCGGCCAGTTTTGCGATCTACCGCTGCAGGACGCTCTGGAATTTATCAAACAGACGAAGCTCAATAAACGCGAAAAACAGATTGCCGGCGATCTGATCAAAGAAGCGACCAGTCGACTGCAGTTTCTGGTAGATGTGGGCCTCGACTATCTGACGTTGAGCCGCCCGCTGCCCACACTGTCAGGAGGAGAGAGCCAGCGGATTCGACTGGCAGGGCAGGTAGGGCGTTCGTTAACCGGAGTTCTGTATGTGCTCGACGAACCGACCATTGGTCTGCATCCCCGCGATAATACCCGGCTGATCAACACGCTCAAGAAACTGCGGGACATCGGCAATACGATTGTGATGGTCGAACACGATCGGGAAGTGCTCGAGGCTTCGGACTGTCTGTACGACTTTGGTCCCGGTGCAGGCCGCTTCGGCGGCACGATTGTGGGCAAGGGCTCACCCAAGCAGTTGAAGCGTAGCAAAAAATCGTTGACCGGTCAGTACCTGGCGGACCAGATGACGATCCCCATCCCGCGCGAACGGCGTGTGATCTACGAAAAGCAGGGAAAGATTGAAGTTCCGCTCTCACCGACCGGAGACTGGCTGGAACTGACCGGCGCCCGGCACCACAATCTGCAGTCCGTGGATCTCAAGATCCCCCTCGGTTCATTCACCTGTATCACCGGCGTTTCTGGATCCGGAAAAAGTTCGCTGATTGAAGAGACACTGGCCCGGGCGGTCACGAAGAAACTGCATCGTGCCAAGGAAGCCCCCGGTCCCTATCAGGATCTGCTCGGACTGGATCAGATTAATAAGGCGATCATCGTCGATCAGCGTCCGTTGGGAAATACCCCCGCTTCCAACCCCGCTACTTACACCGGCGTCTTCGATCAGATCCGCGAACTCTTCTCGCGACTGCCGGAAGCCAAGGTTCGCGGCTATCAACCGGGACGTTTCAGCTTCAACCGGCCGGGGGGACGCTGTGAAGACTGTGAAGGCAACGGTCAGCGCTGTATCGAGATGCACTTCCTGCCCGATGTCTGGGTGACCTGTGAAACCTGTAACGGCAAACGCTATAACCAGGAAACGCTCTCCGTTAAATATAAAGGGAAGTCGATTGCGGATGTGCTGGAGATGTCCATCGGCGAAGTCGCGGAACTGTTCAGCAATATTCCTGCGATCCGGCGTACCATGGAAACCCTGTGCGCGATCGGGCTCGACTATCTGACGCTGGGACAGTCTGCTCCGACACTGTCAGGCGGTGAGTCACAGCGTGTGAAGCTCGCAGCTGAACTGGCACGTCCGAATACAGGAAAGACACTCTACCTACTCGATGAACCGACCACCGGTCTGCACTTTGACGACATCGCCAAACTGCTCAAGGTGTTGAACAGCCTGGTCGAACTGGGCAATACTGTGATTGTCATCGAACACAACCTCGATGTAATCAAAACCGCCGACTGGCTGGTGGACGTCGGCCCGGAAGCCGGAAGTGGTGGCGGTCAGATCATCGCCGCTGGCACGCCAGAAAAACTGGTCGATCACGCCACACGCTACCAGAAACAAACCAGATCAAGAAAATCAAAACAGCCGACACTGCTCAGATCGTATACCGGAGAAATTCTCCAGCCGATCCTGGCGACGGGGAAACGCCATGATCGGGAAATCTTTGATGCACAGAGCCTCGGCGAAAAACAGGACGGCGACCTCGACCTCAAACAGATCGGCCGTGATGCGCAGATGCCCTGGCAGCAGGATGGCCGCCGCTGGCATACCCAGGATCATGTCTCCCTCTCCGGAGCCGCCTGTCAGTGGGAAGGCGCCGCATTGGAATCGATCATCGATTATATCGAGGGGAAAGAAGGTTTTGGCGAGATCAACTGGAACCATCGCAGTATTGTCGAAGTCAACGGGCCGGTCAAAAAACAGGGCTGGTTCCTGCATGCGAACACCGGCGATGAATGGTTGTTACGACTCAGCTTCCGTGTGAAGCGGAATACGTTCAAGCAGGACGAACTGCGCGATCAACTCTCTCTGAAGTCGCTGGACGATCTGGATGAACTCCCCATCTATGGACGTTCGAACCGGGTGCGCGTCAAAAATCTCAAAGGTCCCTGGCAGGAAGTCACGCTCACCATTCACTGGCTGGAAGAAATTGAAACACCCGCTTTCCAGGATTTTCTGGAAACGGCTGCAGATTCGTTTCTGGGGCTCATTCATCGAGAAGAAATCAAACCGGATGAGATCATGCCCTGGAAGGTGCTCAAAAAGAAATGGCACCTTTCCCGCAAAGGGTTTCCCAATAACAAGCGGGTTGCCTGGGATCCGGAACTGCTGGATCAACTGTTTGACCTGCTGGAGCAGACGTATGCGAATTCGTCGATTCAATGGGACAGTAAATCCCTGGTCAACTTTGTTCAGGCTGGTAAACGCAAACCATTTCTGACGATTCATACGAAACGGCGGGAAGGCGTTGATATCACGTTCCGGTCTGCTGATGGCAAGATCACTCTGGGTAAAATTGCTGAACTGGGAAGCGAACGTGAAATAAAAACCGATGCGCGTGGAAAAGAACAGGCACGAATCCGCTTTACAAAAGCGGCCCAGGTGGAATCAAAAGCATTTCAGCAGCTGTTAAAATCGATCAACGGATAA
- a CDS encoding SpoVG family protein: MQISEVRIKLMNDPHERLLAFCSITFDVSFVIRDLKIIQGAKGAFVAMPSRKLMDRCPKCHTKNHLRASFCNQCGVRLDENRADKDDAGRARLYADIAHPINSDCRELIQEEVLKAYEEERVSAQQDGYVCRYDDFGEEDYARLGPYEEDYDDTPQVQTARSESASIRKNGQVFRIDAAEEKSEAQRPHHSAADQPAADKVASNKNQAGSQGDSFGSGIV; this comes from the coding sequence ATGCAGATCAGTGAAGTACGCATCAAATTGATGAATGACCCGCACGAAAGATTACTGGCATTCTGCTCGATTACTTTCGATGTCTCGTTTGTCATCCGGGATCTCAAAATTATTCAGGGGGCCAAAGGTGCCTTTGTCGCGATGCCCAGCAGAAAGCTGATGGATCGCTGTCCCAAGTGTCACACCAAAAATCATCTGCGCGCTTCATTCTGTAACCAGTGTGGCGTACGCCTGGATGAAAACCGGGCCGACAAAGATGATGCCGGCCGGGCCCGGCTGTATGCCGACATTGCTCATCCCATCAATTCCGATTGTCGCGAATTGATTCAGGAAGAAGTTCTCAAGGCGTATGAAGAAGAAAGAGTTTCCGCGCAGCAGGATGGCTACGTCTGCCGCTACGATGACTTTGGAGAAGAAGATTACGCCCGGCTGGGACCTTACGAAGAGGACTACGACGACACACCCCAGGTTCAGACCGCTCGCTCCGAATCGGCTTCGATCCGTAAAAACGGCCAGGTCTTTCGCATTGATGCCGCCGAAGAGAAATCAGAGGCACAACGGCCCCATCACAGTGCAGCCGATCAGCCTGCAGCAGACAAGGTCGCCTCGAATAAAAATCAGGCGGGATCCCAGGGGGATTCATTCGGGTCGGGAATCGTCTGA